The Halomonas sp. KG2 genome contains a region encoding:
- a CDS encoding BCCT family transporter encodes MVTELAQGGFFQGMHKGMTLTASGLVLLFVLFTGLGSDTAGSVFGATRAWIESTFSGYYLITVMLLLAVCAFIVFSRYGSVRLGTDDSRPEFSNFAWFSMLFSAGIGIGILFFGVAEPVFYLDDTGAFGYPNNPHADMAGAAAIGHERAIDALRVTVFHWGLHGWAIYVIVGMSLAYFAYRKGLPLALRSALYPFIGERIFGPIGHLFDILGVLGCVFGVATSLGLGVSQMAVGLERLIGVDPGLNTQLILIAGISVISILSAVSGVRGGIRLISEMNIWVSLVVVSIFLIAGPTLWLIMAFGETMLDYAINFIPMGLWYADEEGTAAWQQGWTIFYWGWWLAWAPFVGLFIARISKGRTLREFVLGVLLVPTLIIFIWLIIFGGNAMYQELYAAGGPGSAGIIELVNAWNLPSALFATADGIVGSGTFGWILSAMMVFLLMSWFVTSSDSGTLVLTTILSLGDNEPPKRFRVFWGVVIGLVAAVLLVAGGLTALQTALIAAALPLSVVVLVMTAGVLISLFRETLDAQRRRR; translated from the coding sequence ATGGTGACAGAGCTCGCCCAAGGCGGTTTCTTCCAAGGCATGCACAAGGGAATGACGCTAACCGCTAGCGGCCTAGTGCTGCTCTTCGTACTTTTCACCGGGCTTGGCTCAGATACAGCGGGCAGCGTGTTCGGAGCAACTCGCGCCTGGATCGAGAGCACGTTTAGCGGGTATTACCTAATTACCGTCATGCTGCTACTAGCAGTCTGCGCCTTCATTGTCTTCAGCCGCTATGGAAGCGTAAGGCTTGGCACTGACGACAGCCGCCCAGAGTTCAGCAACTTTGCGTGGTTCTCGATGCTCTTCTCTGCAGGTATCGGCATTGGCATCCTGTTTTTTGGCGTCGCTGAGCCCGTGTTCTACCTTGACGATACTGGCGCCTTTGGCTATCCCAACAACCCTCATGCCGATATGGCAGGTGCCGCCGCCATCGGTCACGAGCGCGCTATCGATGCGTTACGCGTCACCGTTTTTCACTGGGGCCTTCACGGCTGGGCCATCTATGTGATTGTCGGTATGTCGCTGGCGTATTTTGCTTATCGAAAAGGGTTGCCGTTAGCACTGCGCTCGGCGCTTTATCCTTTTATCGGTGAACGCATCTTTGGCCCTATCGGCCATCTTTTCGATATCCTCGGGGTGCTGGGCTGCGTCTTTGGCGTCGCTACGTCGCTGGGGCTTGGGGTTAGCCAAATGGCCGTTGGCTTAGAACGGCTAATAGGTGTCGACCCAGGGCTAAATACCCAGTTAATACTTATCGCGGGTATTTCAGTTATATCAATACTCTCAGCCGTATCCGGCGTACGCGGCGGTATTCGTCTTATTTCCGAGATGAATATCTGGGTGTCCCTAGTGGTCGTGAGCATTTTCCTGATTGCAGGCCCCACGTTGTGGCTCATCATGGCATTCGGCGAAACCATGCTCGACTACGCTATCAACTTTATTCCCATGGGACTTTGGTACGCTGATGAGGAAGGAACCGCCGCTTGGCAACAAGGTTGGACAATCTTCTACTGGGGCTGGTGGCTAGCCTGGGCTCCCTTTGTCGGTCTTTTCATCGCGCGAATTTCTAAAGGCCGTACGCTACGCGAGTTTGTATTGGGCGTTCTGTTAGTGCCAACCCTGATCATCTTTATCTGGTTGATCATTTTCGGTGGCAACGCCATGTATCAGGAACTCTACGCTGCGGGCGGCCCTGGCAGCGCCGGTATCATCGAGCTGGTTAACGCTTGGAACCTACCCTCAGCACTGTTTGCCACGGCTGATGGCATTGTTGGCAGTGGCACGTTTGGCTGGATACTCTCAGCCATGATGGTCTTTCTGCTAATGAGCTGGTTTGTCACCTCTTCAGACTCCGGCACATTAGTGCTGACCACCATTTTATCGTTAGGTGACAATGAACCGCCTAAACGCTTCCGAGTGTTCTGGGGCGTGGTGATTGGTTTAGTGGCGGCGGTACTGCTGGTTGCCGGTGGTCTTACGGCGCTGCAAACAGCCCTTATTGCAGCCGCCCTGCCACTCAGTGTTGTAGTGCTAGTGATGACGGCTGGTGTGCTGATTTCGCTGTTCCGCGAAACGCTCGATGCACAGCGCAGAAGGCGTTGA
- a CDS encoding amidase family protein, whose protein sequence is MHLEDYQTFDATGLAELIRRREVSQAEVFDAAVAAIETLNPSLHAVVRTRFEKAKHECDHVLENSVFAGVPTLSKDLLMALAGEPLAFGSASLSAWCPKQDSLIIQRVRAAGLVVVGQTATPELGLMGITEPKAFPHPQNPCRKGYSPGGSSGGAAAAVASGMVPIALAGDGGGSIRIPASYCGLFGFKPSRGRVPLAPAHGEVWQGAVVEHAITRSVRDSAALLEQINGMAPSGPYPVPRETGYVDALSASSKPLRIAVSLGNFLSYGLDTQLSTDVKIAVEKAAKALADMGHEVEWCEPLVDGDALADSYLTLYLGHLAADLQWVSQQIGVPVHRLAIEPSTRAVGRLGAKLSAKDYELAKRYWHEAAEQMSQFHQRYDALVLPVTADTAPKIGELYPSAARERLMSLLAVPGASALALKAGVLKHLAVDALSRTPFTQLANLTGQPAMSVPFHVAANGLPVGVQVVGRLGEDKQLLQLAADMERHGGVLAMKCLSNESNV, encoded by the coding sequence ATGCATCTTGAGGATTACCAAACGTTTGACGCTACTGGCCTTGCTGAGCTGATTCGCCGCCGAGAGGTAAGCCAAGCGGAGGTGTTCGATGCGGCAGTGGCTGCGATTGAAACGCTTAACCCCTCTCTTCATGCAGTGGTTCGAACACGCTTTGAAAAAGCAAAGCATGAGTGTGACCACGTGTTGGAAAACTCGGTGTTTGCGGGTGTCCCCACGCTAAGTAAAGACTTATTGATGGCACTAGCAGGCGAGCCGCTGGCGTTCGGAAGTGCATCGTTATCAGCGTGGTGCCCTAAGCAAGATTCGCTGATTATTCAGCGTGTGCGGGCGGCAGGGTTAGTGGTGGTGGGGCAAACGGCCACGCCGGAATTAGGGCTAATGGGGATTACAGAACCTAAGGCATTTCCCCATCCGCAAAACCCATGTCGAAAGGGCTATTCCCCAGGCGGCTCAAGCGGTGGTGCCGCAGCGGCGGTCGCTAGCGGAATGGTGCCTATTGCGTTGGCAGGCGATGGTGGTGGTTCTATCCGCATTCCCGCCAGTTATTGTGGTTTGTTCGGTTTTAAACCTTCTCGCGGGCGGGTGCCGTTAGCGCCTGCCCACGGTGAAGTATGGCAGGGCGCGGTGGTCGAGCATGCCATCACCCGTAGCGTGCGCGATAGTGCAGCGTTGCTAGAACAGATTAACGGCATGGCGCCTTCTGGGCCTTACCCCGTTCCGCGGGAAACGGGCTATGTGGATGCCTTGTCAGCCTCCTCTAAGCCGCTGCGCATCGCTGTGTCGCTGGGTAATTTTTTAAGTTACGGACTGGATACCCAATTAAGTACCGATGTGAAAATAGCGGTTGAGAAGGCCGCCAAGGCACTGGCCGACATGGGGCATGAGGTGGAGTGGTGTGAGCCACTGGTTGATGGCGATGCCTTGGCCGATAGTTACCTGACGCTCTACCTTGGCCATTTAGCCGCTGACCTTCAGTGGGTAAGCCAGCAAATCGGTGTGCCGGTGCATCGGTTAGCCATTGAGCCATCTACCCGCGCCGTTGGCAGGCTGGGCGCTAAGCTTTCGGCGAAAGATTACGAGCTAGCCAAGCGCTATTGGCACGAGGCTGCCGAGCAGATGAGCCAGTTTCACCAGCGTTATGACGCCCTGGTGTTGCCGGTAACCGCGGATACTGCTCCCAAAATAGGCGAGCTGTACCCCTCTGCGGCTCGCGAGCGATTAATGTCTCTGTTAGCGGTTCCTGGTGCATCAGCGCTGGCACTAAAAGCAGGGGTGTTAAAGCACCTGGCGGTGGATGCGCTCAGCCGCACCCCGTTCACGCAATTGGCGAATCTTACCGGTCAGCCTGCTATGTCGGTACCTTTCCATGTGGCGGCCAATGGATTGCCCGTTGGGGTGCAAGTGGTAGGGCGCCTGGGTGAGGATAAGCAACTGCTACAGCTGGCGGCGGATATGGAGCGGCATGGTGGTGTGCTGGCCATGAAGTGCCTTTCAAATGAATCTAATGTCTAA
- a CDS encoding alpha/beta hydrolase has translation MDINTFIARFGAGLKDIENDASAVARQRYDQLCQTFAPPNPSGMTITDEARENIVIRHFIPASAQFGQVLYIHGGGFTLGSIDSHHGVAANLAEQLKRHVISISYRLAPEASYHNMLEDCFKVAKAIKPIAVVGDSAGGRIAIDLAPLLHHSVLLGLIYPPVGKLNQQTLGANAPLLSRHDVLSLIGYCPWIENHVDTFPPNMQIEVLAVEHDPLTAPLEKAIADWRNNGMPVGYRCAKNMVHAALHAHADLPEMQSAWQDFCQALNKRLTRNIGYW, from the coding sequence ATGGACATTAACACTTTTATCGCCCGCTTCGGTGCGGGCTTAAAAGATATCGAAAATGACGCTTCTGCAGTAGCACGCCAGCGCTACGACCAACTATGCCAAACGTTTGCACCGCCTAATCCGTCAGGCATGACAATCACTGACGAAGCGCGGGAAAACATCGTCATTCGACACTTTATCCCTGCATCCGCTCAGTTTGGCCAAGTGCTATACATTCATGGAGGTGGGTTTACCCTGGGGTCTATCGACAGCCACCATGGGGTAGCAGCAAACCTAGCAGAGCAGCTAAAGCGTCACGTTATCAGCATTAGCTACCGCTTAGCGCCCGAGGCGAGCTACCACAACATGCTAGAAGACTGCTTCAAGGTTGCTAAAGCCATAAAGCCCATTGCAGTAGTCGGTGACAGCGCTGGCGGTCGCATAGCCATAGATTTAGCCCCCTTACTGCATCATTCTGTGCTGCTAGGACTCATCTATCCGCCGGTCGGCAAACTAAATCAGCAGACGCTGGGAGCCAATGCGCCGTTACTTAGCCGACACGATGTTTTGTCGCTCATTGGCTACTGCCCATGGATTGAAAACCACGTCGATACATTTCCACCCAACATGCAGATTGAGGTTCTTGCAGTTGAGCACGACCCTTTAACCGCACCGCTCGAAAAAGCCATTGCGGACTGGAGGAACAACGGTATGCCGGTAGGCTATCGCTGTGCAAAAAACATGGTTCATGCGGCATTGCATGCCCACGCGGACCTGCCTGAAATGCAAAGCGCTTGGCAAGATTTTTGCCAAGCGCTTAACAAACGGTTAACGCGAAATATTGGTTACTGGTAA
- the hutC gene encoding histidine utilization repressor: MTSAPPLYLQIQQHLLEKIQGGAWPAHHQIPPEEQLARDFGVSRMTANKAIRDLVHKGYLTRQPGLGTFVTDRKAESSLVEVYNIADEVRFRGHHYSNHVLVCEAIEADDEVALRLGVRLGSRVFQTLLVHLEDDTPIQLENRYVNPRWVPNYLTSDFSLHTPNEVLVAACPITDVEHTVEAVLVDQQTADWLAIDTATPCLSMVRRTWSGEQLISYARLLHPGDRYKLRSSVHRQAS; the protein is encoded by the coding sequence ATGACCAGCGCTCCCCCACTTTATCTGCAAATACAGCAGCACCTGTTAGAGAAAATCCAGGGCGGTGCCTGGCCAGCACACCACCAGATCCCTCCCGAAGAGCAACTTGCCCGAGATTTTGGGGTAAGCCGAATGACGGCTAATAAAGCGATTCGTGATCTCGTCCATAAAGGCTACCTAACACGCCAGCCTGGGTTAGGTACCTTCGTGACAGATCGCAAGGCAGAGTCATCCCTGGTCGAGGTCTACAACATTGCCGATGAAGTGCGCTTCAGGGGACACCATTACAGTAATCACGTACTGGTATGCGAAGCCATTGAAGCGGATGACGAAGTCGCTTTACGGCTAGGCGTTCGCCTAGGTAGCCGCGTGTTTCAAACGCTGCTGGTACATTTGGAAGACGACACGCCTATTCAGCTTGAAAACCGCTATGTTAACCCTCGCTGGGTACCCAACTACTTAACCAGTGATTTTTCACTGCACACACCCAATGAAGTATTGGTAGCGGCCTGCCCGATTACTGACGTAGAGCACACTGTCGAAGCCGTGCTTGTCGACCAGCAAACTGCCGATTGGCTTGCTATTGATACCGCCACCCCCTGCTTGAGCATGGTACGGCGCACGTGGTCAGGCGAGCAGCTCATCAGCTATGCCCGCCTACTGCATCCAGGCGACCGCTACAAACTGCGCTCCTCGGTGCATCGCCAAGCGTCATAA
- a CDS encoding ABC transporter substrate-binding protein, whose protein sequence is MKNALVGFKGMSALSAAGVAALALSGPAAADLDEVRFGVPPWPGVTVKSEVAAQLMEAMGYQTSQRDLAVSVILEGLARNDVDVYLGGWYPVQTDMVEPLVADDKIEKVVSNIQGANSGLVVPQYVYDAGVTSVADLDAYRDRFGGEVQGIEAGTGINTAILAAIDNDIAGLGDWRLRESSTAAMLAQAEQKMADEEWVTFVGWEPHWMNVSFDIAYLDDADQAGIAQIESTVWTIVPANMAEDDPQLHRFLSQYVVDIEDQNAWVHDYSYEDRPANEVASEWISANLDTVETWLDGVTTKDGQPAIQAVRSTYQ, encoded by the coding sequence ATGAAGAACGCACTTGTTGGTTTTAAGGGTATGTCAGCACTTAGCGCCGCTGGGGTGGCAGCGCTTGCGTTGTCAGGGCCCGCCGCAGCCGACCTTGATGAAGTACGGTTTGGTGTTCCTCCCTGGCCAGGCGTCACCGTGAAATCTGAAGTAGCAGCGCAGCTGATGGAAGCGATGGGCTATCAAACAAGTCAGCGTGACTTGGCCGTAAGCGTGATTCTTGAGGGGTTAGCGCGCAACGATGTGGACGTCTATCTGGGCGGCTGGTATCCGGTACAAACCGATATGGTAGAGCCTCTGGTGGCTGATGATAAAATTGAAAAAGTGGTCTCCAATATCCAGGGGGCGAACTCTGGCCTGGTGGTTCCTCAGTACGTTTACGATGCCGGTGTAACATCGGTGGCCGACCTGGACGCCTACCGTGACCGCTTTGGTGGTGAAGTTCAGGGCATCGAGGCGGGCACCGGGATTAATACCGCCATTCTGGCGGCTATTGATAATGACATTGCAGGTTTAGGAGATTGGCGTCTACGTGAAAGCTCCACCGCCGCTATGTTGGCGCAGGCAGAGCAAAAGATGGCGGATGAAGAGTGGGTGACCTTTGTTGGTTGGGAGCCCCACTGGATGAACGTCAGTTTCGACATAGCTTATCTGGATGATGCCGATCAGGCGGGCATTGCCCAAATTGAGAGCACGGTTTGGACTATCGTTCCGGCCAATATGGCTGAAGATGATCCCCAGCTGCATCGTTTTCTTTCACAGTATGTAGTGGATATTGAGGATCAAAACGCGTGGGTGCATGACTACAGCTATGAGGATCGTCCCGCCAACGAGGTAGCGTCTGAGTGGATTAGTGCTAATTTAGACACCGTAGAGACATGGCTGGATGGCGTGACGACTAAAGATGGGCAGCCAGCGATACAGGCGGTACGTTCGACTTACCAGTAA
- a CDS encoding amphi-Trp domain-containing protein, producing MKSKTKFSHDSLLDRQSTQALLVTLANAIKEGELAFQESGDDLVLSPQQLLQVSLRASDEGDKQEVEVKIKWRTKEKKISDTPPKIKTSAGKQ from the coding sequence ATGAAGTCAAAAACTAAGTTCAGCCACGACTCACTACTGGATCGTCAGTCAACCCAAGCGCTTTTGGTCACTCTGGCAAATGCCATCAAAGAAGGCGAGTTAGCCTTTCAGGAAAGTGGCGATGACCTAGTGCTTTCACCTCAACAGCTATTGCAAGTTTCCCTGCGGGCAAGCGATGAAGGCGATAAACAGGAAGTGGAAGTGAAGATTAAATGGCGCACCAAAGAGAAAAAAATTTCCGATACACCGCCAAAAATCAAAACCAGCGCTGGAAAACAGTAA
- a CDS encoding thioesterase family protein — translation MIILQSRVASEWVDYNGHMNDAEYARVFSLAVEELMEHIGLDSAGRACYGYTIYTLETHLCYRREAHEGQPLSVELTLLDHDTKRLHVFFKLQDETGNLLATSEQMLMGIDINTARPAPFPAPVEEAIAALPQAQPSAWPELAGRTIAIRR, via the coding sequence ATGATTATTTTACAAAGCCGCGTTGCCTCAGAATGGGTCGACTACAACGGCCATATGAACGACGCCGAATATGCCCGGGTCTTCTCACTGGCAGTAGAAGAACTCATGGAGCATATCGGCTTAGATAGCGCAGGCCGAGCATGCTACGGCTACACGATCTACACCCTTGAGACGCATCTTTGTTATCGCCGCGAGGCCCACGAAGGACAGCCACTCAGCGTGGAGCTGACCCTGCTGGATCACGATACCAAACGCCTGCATGTTTTCTTCAAGCTACAGGATGAGACAGGCAACCTACTTGCCACCAGCGAGCAGATGCTGATGGGCATTGACATCAATACCGCTCGCCCTGCGCCTTTCCCTGCCCCCGTTGAAGAAGCCATTGCAGCTCTACCCCAAGCTCAGCCTTCGGCCTGGCCAGAGTTGGCCGGCCGCACTATTGCCATACGGCGATAA
- a CDS encoding metallophosphoesterase has protein sequence MATMTALDFIPKVSKQPYHDAILARLPTDWVPWPNDQSSVNHDDALSTFLKRSRKSCFAWPKQPVVFISDPHADAEAFEASLIAAGVIERDGPHPCEYELTKFGTKAEIVVGGDCLDKGPSNLTMLRSLAHLYRLNANITLLAGNHDLRLLMGLLSLKRETDAGSQHLFVRMGKKVVPLFKEVFDQYLADTQWDREIPSEAACRKALFPSEAWFENFPFYAAGFLTPEGIDREISKMESKAQSFEAHCAKVDLSLQQVYAAAMKCRSLFLKESGEFGWFFRRMQLVKKRGSFLFLHAGLDDKMAELLANHGVKHANQAFKKNLLSQNLFSFYYGSLANTFRTKYRKVDLPLTPYGANVARRAGIQVLVHGHINQHFGQRVTLKNGLIHIEADITLDAHSRKNEGLDGQGVGVTLIDKKRGVIGLSCDYPQAKVFKPNHKGKLAGAN, from the coding sequence ATGGCGACGATGACCGCGTTGGACTTTATTCCGAAGGTAAGCAAGCAACCGTATCATGATGCTATCTTGGCGCGCCTGCCGACAGATTGGGTCCCCTGGCCTAATGACCAAAGCTCGGTCAACCATGATGATGCGTTGAGCACCTTTCTAAAGCGCTCACGGAAAAGTTGCTTTGCCTGGCCCAAGCAGCCTGTCGTATTTATCTCCGACCCTCACGCCGATGCCGAGGCTTTTGAGGCCTCATTAATTGCCGCAGGAGTGATTGAGCGGGATGGACCGCACCCGTGTGAATACGAGCTGACAAAGTTCGGTACAAAAGCGGAAATTGTGGTGGGTGGAGACTGCCTGGACAAAGGGCCGAGCAACCTGACGATGCTACGCAGTTTAGCTCACTTATACCGCCTCAACGCGAACATCACCCTGCTTGCCGGCAACCATGATTTACGCTTGCTCATGGGGCTACTATCCCTGAAACGCGAGACAGATGCCGGAAGCCAGCATCTCTTTGTTCGCATGGGCAAGAAAGTGGTTCCACTGTTCAAAGAAGTCTTCGACCAGTACTTAGCCGATACTCAATGGGACAGGGAGATACCTTCTGAGGCTGCATGCCGTAAAGCCCTTTTTCCAAGCGAGGCGTGGTTCGAGAACTTCCCTTTCTATGCCGCAGGTTTTCTTACCCCTGAAGGTATCGATCGTGAAATTAGCAAGATGGAGAGCAAAGCCCAGAGTTTTGAGGCACATTGCGCAAAAGTCGACCTATCACTCCAGCAAGTCTACGCGGCTGCCATGAAATGCCGCTCGCTGTTCCTAAAAGAATCAGGCGAGTTTGGCTGGTTTTTTCGCCGGATGCAGCTCGTAAAGAAGCGTGGCTCATTTCTGTTCCTGCATGCTGGTCTTGACGACAAGATGGCCGAACTACTCGCTAATCATGGCGTAAAGCATGCCAATCAAGCCTTCAAAAAGAACCTGTTGAGCCAAAATTTATTCAGCTTTTATTATGGCTCACTCGCCAATACCTTCAGAACGAAATATCGCAAAGTCGACCTACCCCTTACCCCGTACGGTGCCAACGTTGCTCGCCGGGCGGGTATTCAAGTACTCGTTCACGGTCATATCAACCAGCACTTTGGGCAACGAGTAACGCTTAAAAACGGTCTCATCCATATCGAAGCCGATATCACTCTGGATGCTCACTCTAGAAAAAATGAAGGGCTAGATGGCCAGGGTGTCGGAGTAACACTCATTGATAAAAAACGCGGTGTTATAGGCCTTAGCTGCGATTACCCCCAGGCAAAAGTGTTCAAACCCAACCACAAAGGAAAACTGGCGGGAGCTAACTAA
- a CDS encoding GlxA family transcriptional regulator: MRLNYSGSLPERVGFLLLPRFSMMAFFSAVEPLRIANRISGQTLFEWTLFSRDGEPVTASNGMTLLVDQAMGGGLDLPSLAVCSGFEPEDHLSRALISWLHRLDQAGCALGGLDTGGFILAAAQLLKGERVTLHWESLPVFRERFPTIETTDELFEIGERRFSCAGGAAAVDMALAVIARRHGSKLAVDVSEQLIHERLRSRSDQQRMSLAQRLGTHNRRLVEAVALMERHLEEPLALAEIARRSGVSSRQLQRLFEDHLHQTPRQWYLSLRLARSKRLLIETDMSVLAIGVACGFSSSSSFARAFRACFGCSPIEARQQGR; the protein is encoded by the coding sequence TTGCGCCTAAACTATTCTGGATCACTGCCAGAGCGCGTTGGTTTTTTATTATTACCGCGCTTTTCAATGATGGCATTTTTTTCTGCGGTAGAGCCGTTACGCATAGCCAATCGGATCAGCGGCCAAACGCTGTTTGAGTGGACGCTCTTTAGTCGTGATGGTGAGCCTGTCACTGCAAGCAATGGCATGACGCTATTAGTCGATCAGGCTATGGGAGGTGGTCTCGACCTGCCATCGTTGGCTGTGTGTAGCGGCTTTGAGCCTGAAGACCATTTAAGCCGAGCACTTATTTCGTGGTTGCATCGGCTTGATCAAGCCGGATGTGCCTTGGGTGGGTTGGACACTGGAGGGTTTATATTAGCTGCTGCCCAGTTATTGAAAGGTGAGCGGGTCACCTTGCATTGGGAGAGCTTGCCGGTCTTTCGTGAGCGTTTTCCAACGATTGAAACCACCGACGAGCTATTTGAGATCGGGGAGCGGCGTTTTTCCTGTGCGGGCGGTGCCGCAGCCGTGGATATGGCCTTAGCCGTCATCGCCAGACGTCACGGGAGCAAATTAGCCGTCGATGTCTCGGAACAGCTTATTCATGAGCGGTTACGTAGCCGCAGCGACCAGCAACGGATGTCGTTAGCGCAGCGGTTAGGCACTCATAACCGGCGTTTAGTGGAAGCCGTTGCATTGATGGAAAGACATTTAGAGGAGCCTCTTGCTTTGGCTGAGATTGCACGCCGAAGCGGTGTGTCATCTCGTCAGCTGCAGCGGTTGTTTGAGGATCACCTTCATCAAACACCGCGCCAGTGGTATTTGTCACTTCGTTTGGCGCGGTCAAAGCGTTTGCTGATTGAAACTGATATGAGCGTACTCGCCATAGGGGTAGCCTGCGGCTTTAGCTCTAGTTCGAGCTTTGCCAGAGCGTTTCGTGCTTGCTTTGGCTGCTCACCGATAGAGGCGCGCCAACAGGGCCGCTAA
- a CDS encoding 3-keto-5-aminohexanoate cleavage protein: MNRNVILTCAVTGAGDTTGKNPHVPITPKQIANDCIAAAKAGASVAHIHVRDPETGGISHSLDHFREVMERVREANVDIVMNITAGGGGDWIPDAQDPTRGGPGTDIQTPAQRHEPVGELLPELCTLDCGSLNFGDMVYVNPADWLREHARLMQAAGVKPELECFDLGHVWFARQLQQEGLIDGDPLYQLCLGIPWGAEADTESMLAMRNKLPENAHWAAFGIGRHQMPMAAQAVLLGGHARVGLEDNLFLKKGILATNGQLVEHAATLIDNLGGRVMTPAETRVHLNLRDPHSKHSSAPATEGQA, translated from the coding sequence ATGAACCGCAACGTTATTTTAACTTGCGCTGTTACCGGCGCAGGCGATACCACCGGCAAAAACCCACATGTGCCGATCACACCTAAACAAATCGCTAACGACTGTATTGCCGCAGCGAAAGCCGGTGCCAGCGTTGCGCATATCCACGTTCGTGACCCTGAAACCGGCGGCATCAGCCACTCTCTCGATCATTTCCGCGAAGTAATGGAACGCGTACGCGAAGCGAACGTGGATATTGTCATGAACATTACCGCTGGCGGCGGCGGTGATTGGATTCCTGACGCCCAGGACCCCACACGCGGCGGCCCCGGCACGGATATCCAGACGCCCGCCCAACGCCATGAGCCAGTCGGTGAGCTTTTGCCCGAACTCTGCACCCTAGACTGCGGCAGCCTCAACTTCGGCGACATGGTCTACGTAAACCCTGCCGACTGGCTACGCGAGCACGCCCGCCTGATGCAGGCCGCTGGCGTCAAGCCAGAACTGGAATGTTTCGACCTGGGCCACGTTTGGTTCGCACGCCAGCTACAGCAGGAAGGACTGATTGACGGTGATCCTCTTTATCAGCTTTGTTTAGGCATTCCCTGGGGCGCTGAAGCCGACACAGAAAGTATGCTAGCGATGCGTAATAAGCTGCCAGAAAATGCCCATTGGGCAGCCTTCGGCATCGGTCGCCACCAGATGCCCATGGCAGCTCAAGCGGTACTACTAGGTGGCCATGCCCGCGTCGGCCTGGAAGACAATCTCTTTCTCAAAAAAGGCATCCTGGCCACTAACGGCCAACTGGTAGAGCATGCCGCCACGCTAATTGACAACCTGGGTGGCCGAGTAATGACACCCGCAGAAACTCGTGTGCACCTCAACTTACGGGATCCGCATAGCAAGCACTCCTCCGCGCCAGCTACAGAGGGTCAAGCATGA
- a CDS encoding L-carnitine dehydrogenase, whose translation MSQQLSVIGTGVIGNGWIARALAQGWDVVAFDPDPDAPLRTRAFVENAWGSLQRQGLAEDASPQRLRFVESLEAAVEGADLIQENVPERLALKREILAALDAAAAPDVLIGSSTSGFKPTDLQHACTRAPGRVIVAHPFNPVYLLPLVELVGGEATTPDELERAQALYQTLAMRPLVVRREIEGHIADRLMEALWREALHLVNDGVATTEEIDAAVVYGCGLRWSLMGTFLTFHLAGGESGMRHMLEQFGPALKLPWTKLEAPELTNELIDRVVEGCEHQAAGRSVAELDRRRDDFLVELLGLVQKYWPEAEGLEGRI comes from the coding sequence ATGAGTCAGCAGCTATCGGTTATAGGCACGGGCGTTATTGGCAATGGCTGGATCGCGCGCGCTCTGGCGCAGGGCTGGGATGTCGTGGCCTTTGATCCAGACCCTGATGCGCCACTGCGTACTCGCGCCTTCGTTGAGAATGCCTGGGGATCTTTGCAGCGCCAGGGTCTTGCCGAGGATGCCAGCCCCCAGCGGCTGCGCTTCGTGGAAAGCCTTGAGGCAGCGGTTGAAGGCGCCGACCTGATCCAGGAAAACGTACCAGAGCGACTCGCGCTAAAGCGTGAGATACTTGCCGCCCTGGATGCCGCTGCAGCTCCAGATGTCTTGATCGGATCATCAACATCCGGCTTCAAGCCCACCGATTTGCAGCATGCCTGCACACGAGCACCGGGACGCGTGATCGTCGCACACCCCTTTAATCCCGTTTATTTACTGCCGCTCGTGGAACTGGTGGGCGGAGAAGCCACCACGCCTGACGAGTTAGAGCGTGCCCAGGCCCTCTACCAAACACTCGCCATGCGCCCGCTGGTCGTGCGCCGAGAAATAGAGGGGCATATTGCTGACCGCCTGATGGAAGCGCTCTGGCGTGAGGCGCTGCACCTAGTCAATGATGGCGTTGCAACAACCGAAGAGATAGATGCCGCCGTCGTCTACGGCTGTGGTTTGCGTTGGTCACTAATGGGCACCTTTCTCACCTTTCATTTGGCTGGTGGCGAGTCAGGGATGCGCCATATGCTTGAACAGTTCGGTCCGGCGTTAAAACTACCGTGGACAAAGCTTGAAGCTCCCGAGCTTACCAACGAGCTTATTGATCGCGTGGTAGAAGGCTGCGAGCATCAAGCCGCTGGTCGCTCAGTGGCCGAGCTGGATCGCCGCCGTGATGACTTTCTGGTGGAACTGCTCGGCTTAGTACAAAAATATTGGCCTGAAGCCGAAGGTTTGGAAGGACGTATCTAA